The genome window CAGCAGCTCCGGCAGGCGCGGCTTGCCGTAGCGGTCGTACCCATATTGGGTTGTGTCCTGCGCGATGAGGTTGATCTCCCGAGCGCCGGACTCTGCGAGTGACGCAGCTTCCTGAACGATTACTTCGAATGGCTTGCTCTGGTGTTTGCCACGGAACGACGGGATGGCACAAAACGTGCATGCGTGGTCGCACCCCTCGGATATCTTCAGCCACGCGGACCACGGCGCGCCTATCCGGCGCCGCGTTGGAACATCCAGCCAGCGGTGATGCGGCAGCTCCGGCACGCCGGCGATAGCGTCCAACCGAATGAGCGTCGGTTCGGCAGCTGCAGCTGCGGCCTGCATTTGGCCCGTGCCTACAAATGCGTCAACCTCCGGCAACTCGGCGGCCAGGTCACGCGCGTACCGCTGCGCAAGGCAGCCGGCAACCACAACCCTACCAACCTCCCCACGCTTCTTCTTTTCTATCGCCTCAAGAATGGTATCCACGCTCTGCTGTTGCGCAGCGCGAATAAACGCACAGGTGTTGATAACCAGGGTATCGCAGTCGCCCTCGATGGAGGAGACATCATCGGCCGGTGTTGCCGCGTGTCCTGCCGCCTCCATGAGGCCAAGTATCTCCTCGGCATCTACCTCGTTCTTGGCGCATCCCAGATTGATCAGGCGAATTCGTGCCATGGTTAGTGTGCCAACAGACCAATGCGATGCGCCAGCGCCGATTGCAAAACGGCGCCGGGATCCAGTGCCTGTTTGTGTGCCAGGAACTGCCCCAGCGCTGCGTCGCCCAGCCAGGCGCGGGCCGCTGCCGGCGTGAGCGTGCTGTCCTTTGCCAGATAGAAGCGGCCATTTGCCTTTAGCACCGTTTCATTGAGCGCATCGGCCAGGCGCGCTAACCGGTTCCAGTCGGCGGGCACCGCGATGTCCAGCGCCAGCGAATACCCGTCAACACCGTGGCTGAGCAAAAACGAGTCGGCGCGGTGGCGTTTGATGACGCCAAGCCATGGCTCAAGGCGCAACCTGTGGCACACTTCGATCTGACGGCGAAAGCATGCGGCGGCCTCGGCCAGTGGAATGAAACTCTGGTACTGCACCAGCCCGCGCGCTCCATATATCCGCTTCCAATTCGGCACGTAGTCCAATAGGAATGCAAATGCTGCGTGCGACTGCCGGTAGCTGTTGGTCTTACCATGTGCGGCGCCAAAGCGCGCCGCGTTAAGTGCGCGGACACCCAGGCGGTTTGCCATTGGCCGCATCAGCCGCCACATCAGTGACTTGGGTAGCACTCCAAACAGCGTATCGGGCAGGTTCTGGCTGTCAATGCGCAGTGTTTGTGCCGGCTCTCGGTCCAGGCCCTCAGGCAGGTGCGCTGCTTCGTGCGCCAGCGTCCTGCCTGCGTGTGCGCCCGTTGTGAAGCAGTCGACCCAGCCTACCAGGTAGTCGGCCCGATCCAGGCGAGCCTCAAACGCGGCGATCGTCTCCTCAAAACTTCCGGTGGCGAATGGCGTTACGTGCAGCATGCCGGAATGCACGCGCTTCATCTGGATGCGCAATCGCGTGAACAGGCCAAGCAAGCCCGCGCCGCCGATGGCCGCACGCATCAGCGCCGATCCAGCGGCGCTGTCGAGGCTGTGAATGGTGCCATCCGGCGAAAGTAGGTCGGCCTCCAGGATGTGTTCACCAAATACGCCGGTACGCCAGTTGTTCTTGCCATGGATATTCATCGATGCGGCGCCACCGGCCGTTACGGCCATGGTGCCCGGTACCACGGGCGGCCACCATCCGTCACCTATTGAGGCGGCCCACATCGCCGCGAAGGTCACGCCCGGTTCAACATCCATAACGCCGGTTGTTGGATCCCATGCGAGTATGCGCGCCATGCGCGTTGTGTCGAGGCAAATCGCCTCAGCCAGCAGCGATGCGTCTCCGTAGCTGCAGCCGCCGCCGCGAAGAACCACCGGTATGCGGCGCCTTGTTGCAAGCTGAAACAACTCTCCGGCCGCTTCAACGGTGGATGGGCGGAATACGTACGCCATCGCGCTGGCATTATTACCCCACGAGTTAATCCGCTCCAGCCGGTCCACCGGTACGGCCCTGTTTCGCTCCACGCACGCAACTCCAGGTCTGGCCGGCATCATCGTGACCGAATACCTGCATGGATGCCCATAGCCAGGCAAGATGAAGGCATCACGACCTGATGACGCAAGCTAAATGCTCAGCTTTCGAAATACCGGCGAAGGGATAATGCGCAGCACCGGCGTCAAGGCGCCCCAGGCACGAGGCACGTACGCCTCGCGGCTGCGGCCATGCGCCGCCCGAAGTATCTGTTTTGCCGCTACATCGGCAGGAATAATTAATGGCAATTTTCCCATTCCCTCGGTCATCGGCGTGGCAACCGGGCCGGCTTTGATCGTCACCACGTTTACTCCGTAGCGCGTAAGGCTGTTTCGGAGCGACTCCAGGTATTGCGTAAGTGCGGCTTTCGCGGCGCCATAGGCGCGACTGCCTCGCCGTCCGCGCTCACCGGCCACGGAGGAGATGCCGATGATGGTGCCGGCGCGCGCAGCCTGAAAGCGAAGCGCCGCTTCGTTTAGCCATGCCATCGCGCCTAACAGGTTCACCTCCACCGCCTCTCGATCGATCTCGAAATCGTACTCGTCCGCACCAGTTACGCGCAAAACGCCGGTCGAGTAAATCACCATGTCCAGACCGCCAAGTTCGCGAGCGATCTCCTGAAACAGCCCGGGTACCTCGTCGAAGTGCCGGACGTCGTGAGAGTGCACAAACAGACGGCTGGTTCGGGAACGGGTAGAGCAGGCAGCTGCAACGAGGTCCAACTCAACCTGTCGCCGGGAGACCAGGGCGAGGTCGCATCCGCTATCTGCCAGCTGCAGCGCAAGCTGCTCGCCGATTCCGGACGAGGCGCCGATGATCAGGCATCGCTTCCATGCGGCGCTACCGGCAGGCATTTTCGAACCTCTCTCTAGAAAGCGCCGTGCGCTCTGGCTTAACCACTGTGTAACCGTACATTATACCCG of Armatimonadota bacterium contains these proteins:
- a CDS encoding FAD-binding oxidoreductase, producing MMPARPGVACVERNRAVPVDRLERINSWGNNASAMAYVFRPSTVEAAGELFQLATRRRIPVVLRGGGCSYGDASLLAEAICLDTTRMARILAWDPTTGVMDVEPGVTFAAMWAASIGDGWWPPVVPGTMAVTAGGAASMNIHGKNNWRTGVFGEHILEADLLSPDGTIHSLDSAAGSALMRAAIGGAGLLGLFTRLRIQMKRVHSGMLHVTPFATGSFEETIAAFEARLDRADYLVGWVDCFTTGAHAGRTLAHEAAHLPEGLDREPAQTLRIDSQNLPDTLFGVLPKSLMWRLMRPMANRLGVRALNAARFGAAHGKTNSYRQSHAAFAFLLDYVPNWKRIYGARGLVQYQSFIPLAEAAACFRRQIEVCHRLRLEPWLGVIKRHRADSFLLSHGVDGYSLALDIAVPADWNRLARLADALNETVLKANGRFYLAKDSTLTPAAARAWLGDAALGQFLAHKQALDPGAVLQSALAHRIGLLAH
- a CDS encoding SDR family NAD(P)-dependent oxidoreductase; the protein is MPAGSAAWKRCLIIGASSGIGEQLALQLADSGCDLALVSRRQVELDLVAAACSTRSRTSRLFVHSHDVRHFDEVPGLFQEIARELGGLDMVIYSTGVLRVTGADEYDFEIDREAVEVNLLGAMAWLNEAALRFQAARAGTIIGISSVAGERGRRGSRAYGAAKAALTQYLESLRNSLTRYGVNVVTIKAGPVATPMTEGMGKLPLIIPADVAAKQILRAAHGRSREAYVPRAWGALTPVLRIIPSPVFRKLSI